From the genome of Streptomyces sp. V1I1, one region includes:
- a CDS encoding DUF2630 family protein, whose product MDNDQILGSINDLVAEERALRERSSQQHGLDSDELSRLRALEVQLDQCWDLLRRRRAKAEFGEDPDTARVQPADEVEGYLG is encoded by the coding sequence ATGGACAACGATCAGATACTCGGCAGCATCAACGATCTCGTCGCCGAGGAACGCGCCCTGCGGGAGCGGTCTTCCCAGCAGCACGGCCTCGACTCCGACGAACTCTCCCGGCTGCGCGCCCTCGAAGTCCAGCTCGACCAGTGCTGGGACCTGCTGCGCCGGAGGCGCGCCAAGGCGGAGTTCGGAGAGGACCCGGACACGGCGAGGGTGCAGCCCGCCGACGAAGTGGAGGGCTACCTCGGCTGA